One Citricoccus sp. K5 DNA window includes the following coding sequences:
- a CDS encoding acyl-CoA dehydrogenase family protein, translated as MYQITEDQQALVEAVRDFATERIAPHALEWDAEKHFPVDVLAEAGELGLGGIYVDEEHGGAGLDRKDAILIFEELSKADPALAAYISIHNMVVWMIDSFGTDEQRAQWVPTLASMEHLGSYCLTEPGAGSDAASLTTRAVRDGDDYVLNGVKQFISGAGTSEYYVVMCRTADTGSKGISALVVHKDTPGLSFGPNEKKMGWNTQPTRQVIFEDARVPVVNRLGAEGDGFHIAMKGLNGGRINMGACSLGGGQAALEKATVYLKERTAFGAPLTTKQSLVFDLADMATDLEAARTFLMRAADALERKDPDTVRLCAMAKLLATDTGFEAANKSLQLHGGYGYLHEYGVEKIVRDLRVHQILEGSNEIMRLIVGRMLVDA; from the coding sequence ATGTATCAGATCACCGAGGACCAGCAGGCACTGGTGGAAGCCGTCCGCGACTTCGCCACTGAGAGGATCGCTCCGCACGCGCTGGAGTGGGATGCCGAGAAGCACTTCCCGGTCGACGTCCTCGCCGAGGCCGGTGAACTCGGCCTGGGCGGCATCTACGTGGACGAGGAGCATGGCGGCGCGGGGCTGGACCGCAAGGACGCCATCCTCATCTTCGAGGAGCTGTCCAAGGCCGATCCGGCGCTGGCGGCCTACATCTCCATTCACAACATGGTCGTCTGGATGATCGACAGCTTCGGCACGGACGAGCAGCGCGCCCAGTGGGTACCCACCCTGGCCTCCATGGAGCACCTGGGCAGCTACTGCCTGACCGAGCCCGGCGCGGGATCGGATGCCGCGTCGCTCACCACCCGGGCCGTGCGGGACGGCGACGACTACGTCCTCAACGGTGTCAAGCAGTTCATCTCGGGTGCCGGCACCTCCGAGTACTACGTGGTGATGTGCCGGACCGCGGACACCGGGTCCAAGGGCATCTCCGCGCTCGTGGTCCACAAGGACACCCCCGGGCTGTCCTTCGGTCCGAACGAGAAGAAGATGGGCTGGAACACCCAGCCCACCCGGCAGGTGATCTTCGAGGACGCCCGTGTCCCGGTGGTCAACCGCCTGGGTGCGGAGGGCGACGGGTTCCACATCGCCATGAAGGGCCTCAACGGCGGTCGCATCAACATGGGGGCCTGTTCCCTCGGGGGCGGCCAGGCGGCATTGGAGAAGGCGACCGTCTACCTCAAGGAGCGCACCGCCTTCGGTGCTCCGCTGACCACCAAGCAGTCCCTCGTGTTCGACCTGGCGGACATGGCCACCGACCTGGAGGCAGCCCGCACGTTCCTGATGCGGGCGGCCGACGCCCTGGAGCGCAAGGACCCCGACACCGTGCGGTTGTGCGCGATGGCCAAGCTACTGGCCACCGACACCGGGTTCGAAGCGGCGAACAAGTCGCTGCAGCTCCACGGCGGCTACGGCTACCTGCACGAGTACGGCGTGGAGAAGATCGTCCGGGACCTGCGGGTCCACCAGATCCTCGAGGGATCCAACGAGATCATGCGATTGATCGTCGGCCGCATGCTGGTCGACGCCTGA
- a CDS encoding enoyl-CoA hydratase/isomerase family protein, with protein MSIDASSPTSSAQPTEPEVIVRRAGHLGHIVLNRPKALNAITPGMVDTVRAALDEWRQDDGVRTVLVSGAGERGLCAGGDIVNLHRTVTEGHPQDADHFFDIEYTMNGEIADYPKPFVAFMDGIVLGGGVGISAHGSHRIVTERTRLGMPETGIGFFPDVGGSWLLARAPAGFGTHMALTSQHVTGADALALSFADHFVPSESLGDLARALETQEAHEAITAVAVQAPAAPLFEHRRWIESAYAAATAEEIVAALEADGDPAAVEAATQIQAKSPTSVKVTLELVRRAAQMSSVHEVLDQNRRVAYHLIRSDDMSEGIRAQLVDKDRNPRWNPATLEDVRDEDVARVFAGADTDHSSSTPAVTALKETLS; from the coding sequence ATGAGCATCGACGCATCGTCGCCGACGTCATCGGCGCAGCCGACCGAACCCGAGGTGATCGTCCGCAGGGCCGGTCACCTGGGCCATATCGTCCTGAACCGGCCGAAGGCCCTGAACGCCATCACCCCCGGCATGGTGGACACCGTCCGTGCCGCCCTGGACGAGTGGCGCCAGGACGACGGCGTCCGGACCGTCCTCGTCTCGGGCGCCGGCGAGCGGGGGCTGTGCGCCGGCGGGGACATCGTCAACCTGCACCGCACCGTGACGGAGGGCCACCCGCAGGACGCCGACCACTTCTTCGACATCGAGTACACGATGAACGGGGAGATCGCGGACTACCCCAAGCCCTTCGTGGCGTTCATGGACGGGATCGTCCTGGGTGGCGGCGTGGGGATCTCCGCCCACGGTTCCCACCGGATCGTCACCGAGCGGACCCGGCTGGGCATGCCGGAGACCGGCATCGGCTTCTTTCCCGACGTCGGCGGGTCCTGGCTGCTGGCCCGCGCACCCGCCGGGTTCGGCACCCACATGGCCCTGACCTCCCAGCACGTCACCGGGGCGGACGCCCTCGCCCTGAGCTTCGCCGACCACTTCGTCCCCTCGGAGTCGCTCGGGGACCTGGCCCGCGCACTGGAGACGCAGGAGGCACACGAGGCGATCACCGCCGTCGCCGTCCAGGCCCCGGCCGCACCCCTGTTCGAGCACCGTCGGTGGATCGAATCCGCTTACGCGGCGGCCACCGCGGAGGAGATCGTCGCCGCACTCGAGGCCGACGGAGACCCGGCCGCCGTCGAGGCGGCCACACAGATCCAGGCCAAGTCGCCGACGTCGGTCAAGGTCACCCTGGAACTGGTCCGCCGGGCGGCGCAGATGTCATCCGTCCACGAGGTGCTGGACCAGAACCGCCGGGTGGCCTACCACCTGATCCGCAGTGACGACATGAGCGAGGGCATCCGCGCCCAGCTCGTGGACAAGGACCGCAACCCCCGGTGGAATCCCGCCACCCTCGAGGACGTGCGCGACGAGGACGTCGCCCGGGTCTTCGCCGGGGCCGACACCGACCACTCATCCAGTACCCCCGCCGTTACGGCCCTCAAGGAGACCTTGTCATGA
- the mmsB gene encoding 3-hydroxyisobutyrate dehydrogenase: MTETTDTPGNTGALPDIAFIGLGHMGGPMAANLVKAGYRVTGFDLVPEALDQARAAGIGIAGSGPDAVREADLVISMLPAGRHVLDAYQGKDRSDGGEPVEGLLAAARPGTLFIDCSTIAVEDARSMHEITTAAGHRSLDVPVSGGTVGAEAGTLAMMVGGSAEDYAEALPVLEVVGRRVVHCGEAGAGQAAKVCNNMILGVSMIAVSEAFVLGEKLGLSNEALFDVASNATGQCWALTTNCPVPGPVPTSPANRDFMPGFSGALMAKDLGLARHAIESTGTQSRMGLLAEEIYAAFGKGEGATKDFSAIIQQIRDHSDAVSSPPGA; the protein is encoded by the coding sequence ATGACCGAGACCACCGACACCCCTGGCAATACCGGCGCGTTGCCGGACATCGCCTTCATCGGACTGGGCCACATGGGCGGCCCGATGGCCGCGAACCTCGTCAAGGCCGGATACCGGGTCACCGGCTTCGACCTGGTGCCGGAGGCCCTCGACCAGGCCCGCGCCGCCGGCATCGGGATCGCCGGTTCTGGGCCCGACGCCGTCCGCGAGGCCGACCTGGTGATCAGCATGCTGCCCGCCGGACGCCACGTCCTGGACGCCTACCAGGGCAAGGACCGATCCGATGGCGGAGAGCCCGTCGAGGGCCTGCTGGCCGCGGCGCGGCCCGGGACCCTGTTCATCGACTGCTCCACCATCGCGGTGGAGGACGCCAGGAGCATGCACGAGATCACGACGGCGGCCGGGCACCGGTCCCTGGACGTGCCCGTCTCGGGCGGCACCGTGGGCGCCGAGGCCGGGACCCTGGCCATGATGGTCGGTGGGTCCGCGGAGGACTATGCCGAGGCCCTGCCCGTCCTGGAGGTCGTCGGGCGCCGCGTGGTGCACTGCGGCGAGGCCGGTGCCGGACAGGCCGCCAAGGTCTGCAACAACATGATCCTGGGCGTCTCGATGATCGCGGTGTCCGAGGCCTTCGTGCTGGGGGAGAAGCTGGGCCTGAGCAACGAGGCCCTGTTCGACGTGGCCTCCAACGCCACCGGCCAGTGCTGGGCGCTCACCACCAACTGCCCGGTGCCCGGCCCCGTGCCGACCTCACCGGCCAACCGTGACTTCATGCCGGGATTCTCCGGGGCACTCATGGCCAAGGACCTCGGCCTGGCCCGGCACGCCATCGAGTCCACCGGCACCCAGAGCCGGATGGGCCTGCTCGCCGAGGAGATCTACGCGGCGTTCGGCAAGGGCGAGGGTGCCACCAAGGACTTCTCCGCGATCATCCAGCAGATCCGCGACCACTCCGACGCAGTGTCCAGCCCTCCCGGGGCCTGA
- a CDS encoding enoyl-CoA hydratase codes for MITEYETILATVEGRVATITLNRPKALNAISNQLTQEVIDAAVRYDRDEDIGAIIITGSEKAFAAGADIKEMATLSFAEAYTADIFGIWERFTALRTPIISAVAGHALGGGCELAMMADIILAADNAKFGQPEIKLGIIPGMGGSQRLTRAIGKSKAMEMVLTGRTMGAEEAERAGLVARVVPVADLQREAAELAATIAGMSKPIAMLAKEAVNAAFESSLAEGVLLERRLNYACFATEDQSEGMAAFVEKRPATFTHC; via the coding sequence ATGATCACCGAGTACGAGACCATCCTGGCCACCGTGGAGGGCCGGGTCGCCACCATCACCCTGAACCGGCCGAAGGCCCTCAACGCGATCAGCAACCAGCTGACCCAGGAGGTCATCGACGCCGCCGTCCGCTATGACCGCGATGAGGACATCGGGGCGATCATCATCACCGGCTCGGAGAAGGCGTTCGCGGCCGGGGCCGACATCAAGGAGATGGCCACCCTTAGCTTCGCCGAGGCCTATACCGCGGACATCTTCGGCATCTGGGAGCGGTTCACCGCCCTGCGGACGCCGATCATCTCCGCGGTGGCCGGGCACGCGCTCGGCGGCGGCTGCGAATTGGCGATGATGGCCGACATCATCCTGGCCGCGGACAACGCGAAGTTCGGCCAGCCGGAGATCAAGCTCGGCATCATCCCGGGAATGGGCGGCTCCCAGCGCCTGACCCGGGCGATCGGCAAGTCCAAGGCCATGGAGATGGTGCTCACCGGCCGGACCATGGGCGCCGAGGAGGCCGAGCGCGCCGGGCTCGTGGCCCGCGTGGTCCCGGTGGCCGACCTGCAGCGCGAGGCAGCCGAACTCGCGGCCACGATCGCCGGGATGTCCAAGCCGATCGCGATGCTCGCCAAGGAGGCAGTCAATGCCGCGTTCGAGTCCAGCCTGGCCGAGGGCGTGCTGCTGGAGCGCCGTCTGAACTACGCCTGCTTCGCCACCGAGGACCAGTCCGAGGGCATGGCGGCCTTCGTCGAGAAGCGACCGGCCACGTTCACCCACTGCTGA